Genomic DNA from Rhodospirillaceae bacterium:
CTTCTGGTCCCCGCAACGGCCCTAAGAATTCTATCATATTTTTGCCGTTTCGCAGATTCGTAAGATCAGGTTTGCTGACCATAATAACTTCGTCCGCTTCCGATAGAATTTCCCGGCACCAATTTTCCCAAACATGCGGCATGTCGAGCACAAGATAATCACACATCTTGATGAGGACTTTCATGTTCGTGCTCAAGGTGTCCAGGGTCACACTTACGCCTAAACTCAAGGACGCAGGCGATGCCAAAAGCGACAAGTGATCGGTGATGCCGACCAGCACCTGTTCCATGACAGATTCGTCCATGGCTTTAACCTGTGACATGGCATCGACAATGGTCGATCTGGGCTGAATGTTAAAGTTCAGCGCTGCGGTTCCGTAGCAAACATCCAGATCAACGACGATGACATCTTTGTCATACATCTCCGCCAATTCATTGGCGACGTTATGGCAGATGACGCTGCTGCCGACGCCGCCGGTGTTGCCGGCAAAAGCGATCACGCGGGCCATGGTGTCGGTATCTTCATCGGTAAAGGTATCAGCAATTGATGCTTTCAATTGCTCCGCCGTCACCGGCGCAATCAAGTAGTCCGACAATCCTTCGGTGATTAAGTTTCGGTACAGGGTGACGTCATTCTGAGCACCGATCAAAATGACAAAGGTATTCGGCGCACAAACATCGGCGAGACGCCCCAACTGATCATAAAGTGCATCACCCTGGGCATCAGACTCTAAAACCAACAATTTCGGCGTTGGCTGTTCAACAAGATAAGCGATGGCTGCTTCTATGCCGCCTTCGTGAATGTTCACGGTGCTCAACAATAAAAGCCGGTCAGATTTCAGTTCCTCCATCGCCGCCATGTTTTCGGCAGACAGAAGAAATGCGCCAATTGGAATTCGTAATATCACTGCAAACCTTACGTCGTTATCTTAAATTTAGCTGTGTCTCAGTCGTGTCCGGGTATGTTCCAGGCCGACACCTTATTCAGTGCCTACGCCCCCTTGTTGCTGCTCGCCACTCTTGGCAGCGCCAGTTACTTCACCCGACCTGTAAAGTTGGATCACCCGCACAG
This window encodes:
- a CDS encoding AAA family ATPase, whose amino-acid sequence is MILRIPIGAFLLSAENMAAMEELKSDRLLLLSTVNIHEGGIEAAIAYLVEQPTPKLLVLESDAQGDALYDQLGRLADVCAPNTFVILIGAQNDVTLYRNLITEGLSDYLIAPVTAEQLKASIADTFTDEDTDTMARVIAFAGNTGGVGSSVICHNVANELAEMYDKDVIVVDLDVCYGTAALNFNIQPRSTIVDAMSQVKAMDESVMEQVLVGITDHLSLLASPASLSLGVSVTLDTLSTNMKVLIKMCDYLVLDMPHVWENWCREILSEADEVIMVSKPDLTNLRNGKNMIEFLGPLRGPEAPTRLVLNQVGAAKRSDLTDKDFKEALAIDPSVVIPYDPEAFGRALNNGEMMTKASKKSKATDAIIELTKLVSGQDEEEEEEGKKKGGLAALFKKDKKKKAK